Proteins encoded together in one Pontiella desulfatans window:
- a CDS encoding autotransporter-associated beta strand repeat-containing protein yields the protein MRWLGLALIAFLLAEPAAYGAYRSWKGNQINGNMTQVANWTTGQPPGAGDVMVFNKYFTGNKQPHMNKSFLVEQVKASANLSKNITMSGGTQWQFRIRSLEGIGILQQSGKRLWLGNGGQLWQDNDINPGTSSNTVMWKVTGSNSTLIVDSASIRFDPHMILHADADSNTIDLRCGVIPTTKSVTKTGDGLLILRAANEWAGETVIEKGTLQLAVDQPVSSLSPMAFNHGTSLKTGGYGGDFSTLEIAGATTFDFENLGTSQLSFSDSSGILWTNASLAITNFTEGSDLIRFGTDGNGLAAAQLAAISLNGATNASLNSSGYLIAEASTPTGTERSWQGDADPLWFTAANWAGNTVAGSNEVAAFQSSFASNNFQPTVTADAFIAELRVVDPGQDVAVSVDSNATLSLAHNTEGSHDSIQMEAASRNLVLAGEGAFMQQSGHAADPRWNITGSGDLTIDTGWFGLASNINLTIDVGPLRTVDIKSGAGTTTASIRKTGEGLLILGGENGWQGATTIDAGTLRLATNNAIDANSPLVFNDGTILETGGCDGGFQSLEVNGSVIIDFQNMSSSQLSFPNLSGTAWTAPNLAIANFTESSDSIRFGTDENGLTEEQLEGITLNGSGEIALDREGYLIIPGPYNPQAEFFIDPAVGDDANPGTEAAPFRTIEAARDAVRLINGAMTNDIVVYLRGGTYPIEQTIEFDERDSGTNYFNVVYRNYPNEAPVLEGGEPIIGWTPLSNGIWQAGVGGFEFIQLYVNNKPAQRARYPEAGQENRIEANNNTTDKIQIEHAYVDGVRNLSNLSRVQLVLARSFTLSRVRIASISTSGTYANVTPMEPDRTNHFDVQDKPSSSISGKPSFYFENHFSFLDTPGEWFLDVDADTVYYMPRPGEDLSVMQAVAPKTERLLSMVKTTNTTLFGLTFQHSSWNAPQTEGMVQRQAGLHITPADKDTINPAALYFKKIRNVRIERCIFRQMGGNGINFDTGTQDNMIVGNVFSEIADTAIGYDIDEARSKTQNPNNLSKNDTFDSNYFFHMGAIYSGGGAMFAFWPDSIQIVHNEIAYTGGLGINIGWGAESAATALKAPNISYNRIHDAAVWCRDSGGIHTKSDSSGGIIYKNWIYNMNTVNWWATGPSRTVNGAHLDDNTENYTLQDNVFMNCESHDIRTKSGVYVVQIDNGGQSQTTKDDSGIRPGYRDIKNFHQGGAIGRGLMPGELYEGSESQPLAVLFNNTSVTGSVVEATFAPQAGSVACEFRVKPNQVSNSFYIQLFDGNGRDACKVGFAANGKLRYYYRSDNAADFKNYTSNTWCTIRIEANVVKQVYSLWIDGNLAMGDALFMQNKIGGLAKRVGSIERILLDSGAGSFDIDYIQVEGDAPAGLSTSSGTPRAWLEEHHDTTGWTAADFELFDLADRDGDGEPAWKEWIAGTDPADSASIFKIADTASVAGLSISWNSLAGRCYTVQSAESPAGPWSDVGDSEFVSKPGTGSTIHYFEGTLPESHRFFRIMVSNIDWNE from the coding sequence ATGAGATGGCTAGGCTTGGCCCTGATAGCATTCCTGCTTGCGGAACCAGCAGCCTACGGAGCCTACCGTTCATGGAAGGGCAACCAGATCAACGGCAACATGACCCAGGTTGCAAACTGGACCACCGGCCAGCCGCCCGGAGCGGGCGACGTTATGGTGTTCAATAAATATTTCACCGGCAACAAGCAGCCGCACATGAACAAAAGCTTCTTGGTCGAACAGGTCAAGGCCAGCGCAAACCTCTCCAAAAACATCACAATGAGCGGCGGAACCCAGTGGCAATTCCGCATCCGCTCGCTCGAAGGCATCGGCATTCTCCAACAAAGCGGGAAACGGCTCTGGCTCGGCAACGGCGGACAGCTATGGCAGGACAACGACATTAATCCCGGCACTTCCTCAAACACCGTAATGTGGAAAGTCACGGGTTCGAACAGCACCTTGATCGTCGATTCCGCAAGCATCCGGTTCGATCCCCACATGATCCTTCACGCCGATGCGGACAGCAACACCATCGATCTGCGGTGCGGAGTGATCCCAACAACCAAGAGCGTCACAAAAACCGGCGACGGCCTCTTGATCCTCAGGGCAGCGAACGAATGGGCCGGTGAAACCGTTATCGAAAAAGGCACCCTCCAGCTAGCAGTGGACCAGCCCGTTTCTTCGCTCTCTCCCATGGCTTTCAACCATGGAACCTCCCTCAAGACGGGCGGCTATGGCGGCGATTTCTCCACGCTGGAAATCGCGGGCGCGACGACCTTCGATTTCGAAAACCTTGGCACAAGCCAGCTCTCTTTTTCCGACTCCTCGGGCATCCTCTGGACCAACGCAAGCCTGGCCATCACCAACTTCACCGAGGGGAGCGACCTTATCCGGTTCGGCACCGACGGCAATGGACTGGCCGCCGCCCAGCTGGCGGCAATCTCCTTGAACGGCGCAACCAACGCCAGCCTCAACAGCAGCGGCTATCTGATTGCCGAAGCAAGCACCCCGACCGGCACAGAGCGCAGCTGGCAGGGCGATGCCGACCCCCTATGGTTCACCGCCGCAAACTGGGCAGGCAACACCGTTGCGGGCAGCAACGAGGTTGCGGCCTTCCAGTCCAGCTTCGCGTCGAACAACTTTCAACCAACGGTCACAGCAGATGCTTTCATCGCCGAGCTTCGGGTTGTGGATCCAGGGCAGGATGTCGCGGTTTCGGTGGACTCCAACGCAACCTTGAGCCTGGCCCACAATACGGAAGGTTCGCATGATTCAATCCAAATGGAGGCGGCTTCGCGAAACCTGGTCTTGGCTGGAGAAGGCGCATTCATGCAGCAATCCGGCCACGCCGCGGATCCCCGATGGAACATTACCGGCAGCGGCGACCTGACGATCGACACCGGCTGGTTCGGCTTGGCATCCAATATAAACCTCACCATCGATGTCGGCCCCTTGCGCACCGTCGACATTAAATCAGGCGCCGGCACCACTACCGCCAGCATCCGGAAAACCGGAGAGGGCCTATTGATCCTTGGCGGCGAAAATGGATGGCAAGGCGCCACGACCATCGATGCGGGAACCCTCCGGCTGGCAACCAACAATGCAATCGACGCCAACTCGCCTCTGGTTTTCAATGATGGAACGATCTTGGAGACCGGCGGATGTGACGGCGGTTTCCAATCGTTGGAAGTCAACGGCTCCGTCATCATTGATTTCCAAAACATGAGTTCAAGCCAGCTCTCCTTCCCCAACCTTTCCGGCACGGCGTGGACTGCGCCCAACTTGGCCATTGCCAACTTTACCGAAAGCAGCGACTCCATCCGGTTCGGCACCGATGAAAACGGACTGACGGAAGAGCAACTGGAAGGCATCACCCTCAACGGCAGCGGCGAGATCGCCCTCGACCGCGAAGGGTATCTCATCATACCAGGGCCCTACAACCCGCAGGCGGAATTCTTCATTGATCCTGCCGTCGGCGACGACGCCAATCCCGGCACCGAAGCCGCGCCCTTCCGTACCATCGAAGCGGCGCGCGACGCCGTGCGGCTGATCAACGGCGCCATGACCAACGACATCGTTGTCTACCTTCGCGGCGGCACCTATCCGATCGAGCAAACCATCGAATTCGACGAGCGCGATTCCGGAACCAACTATTTCAACGTGGTCTACCGCAACTATCCCAACGAAGCCCCGGTGCTCGAAGGCGGCGAACCCATCATCGGATGGACGCCGCTGAGCAACGGCATCTGGCAGGCCGGTGTCGGCGGCTTTGAATTCATCCAGCTCTACGTCAACAACAAGCCGGCCCAGCGCGCCCGCTATCCCGAAGCCGGGCAGGAAAACCGAATCGAGGCCAACAACAACACGACCGACAAGATCCAGATTGAACACGCCTATGTGGACGGCGTCCGCAACCTGTCCAACCTGAGCCGCGTCCAGTTGGTGCTGGCCCGTTCCTTCACCCTTTCGCGCGTCCGGATCGCCAGCATCAGCACCAGCGGCACCTATGCCAATGTGACGCCGATGGAGCCCGACCGCACCAACCATTTCGACGTTCAGGACAAGCCTTCAAGCTCCATCAGCGGCAAGCCGTCGTTCTACTTCGAAAACCACTTCTCGTTCCTCGACACCCCCGGCGAATGGTTCCTCGATGTGGATGCCGACACCGTGTACTACATGCCCCGCCCCGGCGAAGATCTTTCCGTAATGCAGGCCGTGGCGCCAAAAACCGAACGGCTGCTTTCCATGGTGAAGACCACCAACACGACCCTGTTCGGGCTTACCTTCCAGCATAGCTCATGGAACGCTCCGCAAACCGAAGGCATGGTGCAGCGGCAGGCGGGACTGCACATCACCCCCGCAGACAAAGACACGATCAATCCGGCGGCGCTCTACTTCAAGAAAATCCGCAACGTGCGGATCGAGCGCTGCATCTTCCGCCAGATGGGCGGCAACGGGATCAACTTCGACACCGGAACCCAGGACAACATGATCGTCGGAAATGTGTTTTCCGAGATCGCCGACACCGCCATCGGATACGACATCGACGAAGCCAGGAGCAAGACCCAAAACCCCAACAACCTCAGCAAGAACGACACCTTCGACTCCAACTATTTCTTCCACATGGGCGCCATCTATTCCGGCGGCGGAGCCATGTTCGCCTTCTGGCCGGATTCGATCCAAATCGTCCACAACGAAATTGCCTACACCGGCGGACTTGGAATAAACATCGGATGGGGAGCCGAGTCCGCGGCAACCGCCCTCAAGGCGCCCAACATCTCATACAACCGCATCCACGACGCGGCGGTGTGGTGCCGCGACAGCGGCGGCATCCATACCAAGAGCGACTCCAGCGGCGGCATCATCTACAAAAACTGGATCTACAACATGAACACCGTGAACTGGTGGGCAACAGGCCCCTCCCGCACGGTCAACGGCGCACACCTCGACGACAACACCGAAAACTACACCCTCCAAGACAACGTGTTCATGAACTGCGAGTCGCACGACATCCGCACCAAGTCCGGCGTCTACGTCGTGCAAATCGACAACGGCGGGCAGAGCCAAACCACCAAGGACGATTCCGGAATCCGCCCCGGCTACCGCGACATCAAAAACTTCCACCAAGGCGGCGCCATCGGCCGCGGCCTGATGCCCGGCGAACTCTACGAGGGCTCCGAAAGCCAGCCGCTGGCCGTGCTTTTCAACAACACGTCCGTCACCGGAAGCGTAGTGGAAGCGACCTTCGCACCCCAGGCAGGCAGCGTGGCGTGCGAGTTCCGGGTAAAACCGAACCAGGTCTCCAACAGCTTCTACATCCAACTCTTCGACGGCAACGGCCGCGACGCTTGCAAGGTCGGCTTCGCAGCGAACGGGAAGCTCCGCTACTACTACCGTTCGGACAACGCAGCCGACTTCAAAAACTACACGTCCAACACCTGGTGCACGATCCGCATCGAAGCAAACGTCGTCAAGCAGGTCTACAGCCTCTGGATCGACGGAAACCTCGCCATGGGCGACGCCCTCTTTATGCAAAACAAGATCGGCGGCTTGGCCAAGCGCGTTGGCTCCATCGAGCGAATCTTGCTCGACAGCGGTGCCGGCTCGTTCGACATCGACTATATCCAGGTTGAAGGCGACGCCCCCGCCGGCCTATCCACCAGCAGCGGCACGCCGCGCGCCTGGTTGGAAGAGCACCACGACACCACCGGCTGGACCGCCGCCGACTTCGAGCTGTTCGACCTCGCCGACCGCGACGGCGACGGCGAACCTGCCTGGAAGGAATGGATTGCCGGCACCGACCCGGCCGACTCCGCGAGCATCTTTAAAATCGCCGATACAGCTTCCGTTGCAGGCCTTAGCATTTCATGGAACTCCCTTGCCGGGCGCTGCTACACCGTGCAATCGGCGGAGTCGCCCGCCGGGCCATGGAGCGATGTCGGCGATTCCGAATTTGTGTCCAAACCCGGAACCGGATCAACCATCCACTATTTCGAGGGCACCCTGCCGGAAAGCCACCGGTTCTTCCGGATCATGGTTTCGAATATAGATTGGAATGAATAA
- a CDS encoding alpha-L-fucosidase: MMNKHLILGLALAWSSGACGKVTGHGPMRASQRVAENAESEDAYHARMQWWDDARFGLFIHWGLYAVAGGEWQGVDHGKEHGKASAEWVMLQANLDAETYGSALAPQFNPVEFDAAKWVSHALGAGMKYMVITAKHHDGFSMYGSEHTEYDIIDATPFTRDPIKELAQECKKQGLRFGVYYSHRIDWKRRPTTWETRSKMPKASPEYIDFTKRQLTELLTKYPEIEILWFDLGKDEPQNRDYVEIVRQHAPDCIVAGRIGKANGDILGDYLSLGDRRIPPRSLKGYAETCMTIRLNWGYDRNDENWKSPKMLLDMFVLTAARGANMILNVGPRPDGEWTDEEIHGLESLGKWMRRNGEAFHGTKASPFNWDFHWGTITTRDNTLYLHVMNRPANGRIEVTGLQSKPLKASLVGDAALNLWIDTGENSFAVDMAPVKKGQLIDVIRVEIEEQTATVSPGANGKYHFKHYEEPLILIPRK; this comes from the coding sequence ATGATGAACAAACACCTCATCCTAGGCCTGGCATTGGCCTGGTCGTCAGGTGCCTGCGGAAAAGTTACCGGCCACGGCCCCATGAGAGCCTCGCAACGGGTAGCGGAAAATGCCGAAAGCGAAGATGCCTACCACGCCCGCATGCAGTGGTGGGACGACGCCCGCTTCGGACTCTTCATCCACTGGGGACTCTACGCCGTCGCCGGGGGCGAGTGGCAGGGTGTCGACCACGGGAAGGAACATGGGAAAGCCAGTGCTGAGTGGGTGATGCTCCAGGCGAACCTTGACGCGGAAACATATGGGAGCGCCCTTGCCCCGCAGTTCAACCCCGTTGAGTTCGATGCCGCAAAATGGGTGTCCCACGCGCTTGGAGCGGGAATGAAGTATATGGTCATCACCGCCAAGCACCATGACGGATTCAGCATGTACGGCTCGGAGCACACGGAATACGACATCATCGACGCCACCCCGTTTACGCGCGATCCCATCAAGGAGCTTGCGCAGGAATGCAAAAAACAGGGACTGCGATTTGGGGTCTACTATTCCCACCGCATCGACTGGAAACGCCGGCCAACGACCTGGGAAACCCGCAGCAAGATGCCCAAGGCCTCGCCGGAATACATTGACTTCACCAAGAGACAACTGACCGAGCTGTTGACTAAATATCCGGAAATCGAAATCCTCTGGTTCGACCTTGGTAAAGACGAACCCCAGAATCGCGACTATGTCGAGATTGTGCGTCAACATGCGCCGGACTGCATCGTGGCCGGACGCATCGGCAAAGCCAACGGCGACATCCTTGGCGACTACCTGAGCCTGGGCGACCGCCGGATTCCGCCCCGCAGCCTCAAGGGCTATGCCGAAACCTGCATGACCATACGGCTGAACTGGGGCTATGACCGCAACGACGAAAACTGGAAATCCCCCAAGATGCTGCTCGACATGTTCGTCCTCACCGCGGCGCGCGGTGCCAACATGATTCTCAACGTGGGGCCCCGCCCGGACGGGGAATGGACCGACGAAGAGATCCATGGCCTGGAAAGCCTTGGCAAGTGGATGCGGCGCAATGGAGAAGCGTTCCATGGCACCAAGGCCTCCCCCTTCAACTGGGACTTCCACTGGGGAACCATCACTACGCGCGACAACACACTCTATCTCCACGTCATGAACAGACCCGCCAACGGACGTATCGAAGTGACGGGCTTGCAGAGCAAACCCTTGAAGGCATCGCTGGTGGGCGACGCGGCATTGAACCTCTGGATAGACACCGGAGAAAACAGCTTTGCCGTCGACATGGCACCGGTCAAGAAAGGACAGTTGATTGATGTGATCCGCGTGGAAATCGAAGAGCAGACTGCCACGGTCTCGCCCGGTGCGAACGGCAAATACCATTTCAAGCACTACGAAGAGCCGCTCATCCTCATACCCAGGAAATAG
- a CDS encoding sulfatase family protein, producing the protein MNHRTVLACIALAATTLASASNPNIIYILCDDLGYGDVGICNPDGKISTPYMDRLGHEGMVFTDAHSGSAVCTPTRYGVLTGRYCWRSRLKRSVLKGYSKHLIEEGRTTVASLLKDQGYHTAFIGKWHMGWDWSLPKGFDVRSISYETNPPVDYSKPVKNGPKENGFIYSYGHCGSLDMPPYVYVENGMPTAIPEKDTVVTREESKNGWWRKGPTSPDFDHWDVLPNFTRRAVKYVEEQAKTDAPFFLYLPLPSPHTPVLPTKEFVGKSGIDSIYADFTLMTDNCIGQVMKAVEKAGVSDNTLIIVTSDNGCSPQADFEELLTQGHNPSHIYRGSKADIFEGGHRVPFIVRWPAKVKAGSVCADTTCLTDLMATCAEIAGTKLPTNAGEDSTSMLPNLLGTAKKPVREATVHHSIDGTFAIRQGKWKFIAAPHSGGWSSPRQKEKELWKDLPNVQLYNLEVDPGETTNLQDQHPEVVERLKVLIKKYKSEGRSTPAL; encoded by the coding sequence ATGAACCATAGAACTGTACTAGCCTGCATCGCCCTTGCGGCAACAACCCTTGCCAGCGCCTCCAACCCCAACATTATCTACATCCTCTGCGACGACCTCGGCTATGGTGACGTCGGCATCTGCAACCCCGACGGAAAGATTTCCACGCCGTACATGGATCGCCTTGGCCACGAAGGCATGGTCTTCACCGACGCCCACTCCGGCTCCGCGGTCTGCACGCCCACCCGCTACGGCGTGCTGACGGGTCGCTACTGCTGGCGCTCGCGCCTCAAGCGAAGCGTGCTAAAGGGCTACTCGAAGCACCTGATCGAGGAAGGCCGCACAACGGTCGCCTCCCTGCTCAAAGACCAAGGCTACCATACCGCCTTTATTGGCAAGTGGCACATGGGGTGGGACTGGAGCCTGCCCAAAGGATTCGACGTCCGCTCCATTAGCTACGAGACTAATCCGCCCGTCGATTATTCCAAGCCGGTCAAAAACGGCCCCAAGGAAAATGGATTCATCTATTCCTACGGCCACTGCGGCTCGCTCGACATGCCGCCTTACGTCTATGTTGAAAACGGCATGCCCACTGCCATTCCCGAAAAGGACACGGTGGTCACGCGGGAAGAATCGAAAAACGGCTGGTGGCGCAAAGGCCCTACCTCTCCCGACTTCGACCATTGGGACGTGCTGCCCAACTTTACCCGCCGCGCAGTCAAGTATGTCGAGGAGCAGGCAAAAACCGATGCGCCGTTTTTCCTCTACCTCCCTCTGCCCTCGCCGCACACCCCGGTTTTGCCCACAAAGGAATTCGTGGGGAAGAGCGGCATCGACAGCATCTATGCCGACTTCACCCTGATGACTGACAACTGCATCGGCCAAGTGATGAAAGCCGTTGAAAAGGCCGGGGTATCCGACAACACGCTGATCATCGTCACCAGCGATAACGGATGCTCGCCGCAGGCCGACTTTGAAGAGCTGCTCACGCAGGGGCACAACCCCAGCCACATCTACCGGGGCTCCAAGGCCGACATCTTCGAAGGCGGCCACCGCGTGCCCTTCATTGTCCGCTGGCCGGCCAAGGTGAAGGCCGGGTCGGTTTGCGCCGACACCACATGCCTGACCGACCTCATGGCCACCTGCGCCGAGATCGCCGGCACCAAGCTTCCCACCAACGCTGGCGAAGATTCTACCAGCATGCTACCCAACCTCCTGGGGACAGCGAAAAAACCGGTGCGAGAAGCCACCGTCCACCATTCCATCGACGGCACGTTCGCCATCCGTCAAGGCAAGTGGAAATTCATTGCCGCCCCACATTCCGGCGGATGGTCCAGCCCCCGCCAGAAGGAGAAGGAGTTATGGAAGGATCTGCCAAACGTCCAACTCTACAACCTCGAAGTCGACCCCGGGGAAACCACCAATTTACAAGATCAACATCCCGAAGTCGTCGAGCGATTGAAGGTGCTGATCAAGAAATACAAGAGCGAAGGCCGCAGCACACCCGCCCTTTAA